One part of the Salinivirga cyanobacteriivorans genome encodes these proteins:
- the gldA gene encoding gliding motility-associated ABC transporter ATP-binding subunit GldA, whose amino-acid sequence MSIKTQNLTKLFGAQKALDNVTFEVKTGEVVGFLGPNGAGKSTAMKILTGLIPQTEGDAWVNDVNVREDSMAVRKTTGYLPENNPQYDDMYVKEYLNFVAGLYKMGKSKNERIASLIDQVGLTPEQHKKIGELSKGYRQRVGLAQALLHDPSVLILDEPTSGLDPNQIIEIRNLISSVGKAKTVLLSTHIMQEVEAICDRIVIINKGQIVADDTTANVKKKIGGEQQVILVEFNSSPEIKRLEKIEGVERVVKKEGHLYELTGARNVDIRTNLFNMAVKEKLTVLSMQEKSQTLEQIFQELTTPKQL is encoded by the coding sequence ATGTCGATAAAAACACAGAACCTTACGAAACTTTTTGGAGCCCAAAAAGCACTTGATAATGTAACATTTGAAGTAAAAACAGGAGAAGTGGTTGGTTTTCTCGGACCTAATGGCGCTGGGAAATCTACAGCCATGAAGATTCTCACCGGACTAATTCCCCAAACCGAAGGAGACGCATGGGTAAATGACGTTAATGTGCGCGAAGACAGCATGGCGGTGAGAAAAACCACAGGTTATTTGCCTGAAAATAATCCGCAATATGACGATATGTATGTGAAAGAATATTTAAATTTTGTTGCAGGGTTGTACAAAATGGGCAAATCGAAAAATGAACGAATAGCTTCACTTATCGATCAGGTTGGATTAACTCCCGAACAGCATAAAAAAATTGGGGAGCTTTCAAAGGGTTACCGTCAACGGGTAGGTTTGGCACAAGCTTTACTGCACGATCCTTCTGTGCTTATTCTCGATGAACCCACTTCAGGGCTCGATCCCAATCAAATTATTGAGATTCGCAACCTGATATCATCTGTAGGTAAGGCTAAAACAGTTTTGCTTTCTACACACATTATGCAGGAGGTTGAGGCTATTTGCGACCGCATCGTAATAATAAATAAAGGACAAATTGTAGCCGATGACACCACTGCGAATGTAAAAAAGAAAATTGGGGGTGAACAACAGGTTATCTTGGTCGAATTTAATTCAAGCCCTGAAATCAAAAGGCTGGAAAAGATTGAGGGAGTTGAAAGGGTTGTTAAAAAAGAGGGTCATCTTTATGAATTAACAGGCGCCAGGAATGTGGATATACGCACCAATTTGTTTAATATGGCTGTGAAAGAGAAATTAACGGTGCTCTCAATGCAGGAAAAAAGTCAAACCCTTGAGCAAATTTTCCAGGAACTCACCACCCCAAAGCAATTATAG
- a CDS encoding lipoate--protein ligase, producing the protein MLCIKSTTQNPAFNLATEEYLLRNKEEECFYLYINGPSIIVGKHQNTLAEINIDYVKAQNIDVIRRLSGGGAVFHDPGNLNFTFIKKGEKDQLVDFRKYTRPILDVLQALGVNARFEGRNDLTIDGKKFSGNAEHVYKNKILHHGTLLFSSKLPDLSQALKVNPLKYKDKAVKSVRSRVTNISDHLKEAITLQEFEDRIMTHIRDMYADSRIYELTEEDKQGIQKLVDEKFGTWDWNFGYSPEYNFQKGIKTEGGHIEVNLDVNKGIIRKAKIFGDFFNTKDISEVESLLINTPHEYKHLKEQLSRIDVSQYFSKVTREEFLEGLF; encoded by the coding sequence ATGTTGTGCATAAAATCAACAACTCAAAATCCGGCATTTAATCTGGCAACTGAGGAGTATTTATTGAGAAATAAAGAGGAAGAGTGTTTTTACCTTTATATAAACGGCCCTTCAATAATCGTAGGAAAACATCAGAATACCCTGGCAGAGATTAACATAGATTATGTGAAAGCACAAAATATTGATGTTATCAGGCGCTTGTCCGGTGGTGGCGCTGTATTTCACGATCCGGGAAATCTTAATTTCACCTTCATTAAAAAAGGGGAAAAAGATCAACTGGTGGATTTCAGAAAGTATACACGTCCCATTTTAGATGTATTGCAAGCATTAGGCGTGAATGCACGCTTTGAGGGACGCAATGATTTAACTATAGATGGAAAAAAGTTTAGCGGTAATGCTGAACATGTCTATAAAAACAAAATTTTGCATCACGGCACATTACTTTTTAGTTCAAAACTACCCGATCTTTCGCAGGCCCTGAAAGTTAATCCGCTTAAATACAAAGATAAGGCCGTTAAATCGGTTCGAAGCCGGGTTACCAATATCAGCGATCACCTGAAAGAAGCAATTACCTTGCAGGAATTCGAAGATCGCATTATGACCCATATTCGCGACATGTATGCTGATAGCCGTATTTATGAACTTACAGAGGAAGATAAGCAAGGTATTCAGAAACTTGTAGATGAGAAGTTTGGCACCTGGGATTGGAACTTTGGTTATTCTCCTGAGTATAATTTCCAGAAAGGGATTAAAACCGAAGGCGGGCATATTGAGGTTAATCTTGATGTTAATAAAGGTATTATCCGAAAAGCTAAGATTTTTGGTGACTTTTTTAATACAAAGGACATCAGTGAGGTGGAATCTCTTTTAATAAATACACCACATGAATATAAACATTTAAAAGAGCAGCTGAGTCGTATTGATGTGAGTCAGTATTTTTCAAAAGTTACGAGAGAAGAATTCTTGGAAGGTTTGTTTTAA
- the mnmD gene encoding tRNA (5-methylaminomethyl-2-thiouridine)(34)-methyltransferase MnmD, translating into MKVKPIETDDGSHSLYVESLDEHYHSTKGALQESRHVFIEAGLKQKTASPLRVLEIGMGTGLNALLTFADREKEQEIFYTALEKYPLPETVTGKLNYAQLVGVGEEILGRIHRSAWESWQEIGPGFHLKKLEIDLHSWKPTETYDLVYFDAFGPDKQPDMWSVPIYQTIYNAINPNGLLLTYTAKGAVRRGLQEVGFEVERLQGPPGKKHMTRAGKRL; encoded by the coding sequence ATGAAAGTTAAACCAATTGAGACCGATGATGGTAGCCATAGCCTGTATGTTGAATCACTTGATGAACACTACCATTCTACAAAAGGTGCATTGCAGGAGTCGAGGCATGTTTTTATTGAGGCCGGACTAAAGCAAAAAACCGCGTCTCCCTTAAGAGTTTTGGAAATAGGAATGGGGACCGGGCTGAATGCTTTATTAACCTTTGCCGATCGTGAAAAAGAACAGGAAATATTCTATACAGCACTGGAAAAATATCCATTGCCGGAAACAGTTACAGGTAAATTGAACTATGCACAATTGGTTGGTGTGGGTGAGGAGATACTGGGACGCATTCATCGGTCAGCATGGGAAAGTTGGCAGGAGATTGGTCCCGGATTTCATTTAAAAAAACTAGAAATTGATTTACATAGTTGGAAACCGACAGAAACTTATGATCTGGTATATTTCGATGCTTTCGGGCCTGACAAACAGCCTGATATGTGGTCGGTACCAATTTATCAAACCATTTACAATGCTATAAATCCAAATGGCTTGTTGCTGACTTATACAGCAAAAGGTGCAGTGCGCAGAGGTCTGCAGGAAGTCGGTTTTGAAGTAGAAAGATTGCAGGGACCTCCGGGGAAAAAGCATATGACAAGAGCTGGAAAACGCTTATAG